GCACATTCTCCATGATTGAGCTCTTTAAATCTTGGTTTTTGTAACGCTGACATTAGAAAACCACCTATAATCCAGAAGATATACCTAGTAAATAAAGGTATCCTTCGTGATTATTGTGATAATTTCTAAAAGTCAAGTAGTTTTTGTGATTTTTTTCGAAATATTATTGAAAATTATTGTTCTGATGAATGATTACCAGTTAATTACTTGAACTGCATAGGTCATGATCTAATGTATCAGATGTTATTTTTTGTCAAGGAAGGGTATACACATATGAATGTGAAGCCGATTGCGATGGCGAAGAAGACATGATTACGCTCTTCATTCTTGAAGGAAGTATTCAATATCTCGATGATCAAGACGACGTATTTAGCAAACTGCGACTCTATGAAGAATACTGCAAAGCGAATCGTATTCCGATTCAAGAATTGAAATATTAAGGATTCGTTGAGATGGGAGGCGCAAGATTCAATGAAATTACATTCTTATAAATTCTTTATTCCTACAAGGGTGGAATGCGGCAGAGACATTTCCATGAGAACAGGTGAACTCCTGCAACCATTTGCCCCTGGCAGGGTTTTGATCGTAACGGACCCAGGTGTCCGTCGGGCCAATTTGCTAGAGAATATTGAAAGCGCTTTACAAGCGCAAAATCTGAATTATGAAATTTTTGATCAGGTGGAACCAAATCCCAGCGCAGAAACCATTCACAAAGGGGCCGATTTTCTAAAAGACTCCAAATGCGATGTGGTCTTGGCTGTAGGTGGAGGAAGCAGCATTGATACTGCCAAAGGCATCGCGGCGATGGCAACAAATCCCGGCCACATTCTCGATTATGAAGGAGTTGGCAAGCTTCAGAATCCGCCCCTTCCTTTAGCGGCTATACCCACTACGGCTGGAACGGGTAGTGAAGGCACAAATTCGACTGTTGTTACAAACAAGGAAACGTTGTTTAAAACAGCAGTTCTGAGTCCGTATTTATTCCCCAAGTTGGCCATTTTGGATCCGTCTCTTACCATACGTCTGCCGCAGGAAATAACGGCTGCAACAGGCATGGATGCGCTGACACACGGAATTGAATCCTATATCTCAAAAGCTGCCAATCCAGTAAGCCAAGCACTTGCGATTCATTCCATCAAAATCATTGGTGAAAATTTATCGAATGCTTATTTCGTAGGTACTGATATTGCGGGCAGGGAAAAGATGCTGGAGGCAGCTTTCATGGCGGGTGCAGCATTTGCTCAATCCCGCTTGGGAAATGTTCATGCCATTTCCCATACATTCGGGGGAGTTTTCAATATCGCACATGGGATTGCAAACGCCACTCTGCTGCCGTTTGTCATGAAATTTAATCTCCCGGCTTGTCCGGAGCAAATGAAGGATATAGCGGCGGCACTCGGTAAAGACGTTTCCGGATTATCTGCCATGCAGGGTGCGGAAAAGGCGATCGAAGCTGTCCTGGAAATGAATCAGGCATTTAAAATTCCGAACAATATCAAGGATATTGGAGTTACCTTGGATCAATTGCCAAAGCTTGTTGAAGATTCGATGAGAAGCGGAAATGTTTTGGTGAATCCCAGATTGACCGCCGCCAATGACATCCAGACGATTATTGAAAACGCCTATCATGGAATTTTAGGATGATTTTACAGTTTCCGTGGGGTGATTCTGCCACCCCACTTCCTCGTAAATCTTTCTTATTCATCATCTGTCCGAATGGAGCAACTTCATTTTACCTCGGCTACGTGCCGTGTCGCATGATCCAATGCCACTCCAGTCGCTTCTTCGTACCCAACATCCTTATCACCTTTTGTAACATAGCCGAAAACATCAGAAAAGTGAATGATACTGTACAATATGCCCTAACACTCTGCAAAGTACTTCATTCTTAAAGAGGATGTTCAAAAAGTAGTCAAAACTCCACGGCGGATTGCTTTGCCGAATCTGAAAAAGGCTTACTCATGTACCTAACACGTACACTTCGTCGCCTTTTCGTGCTTCGGCTTCGCACTCTTTGTGTCTTACTTAACCACTTTTTGTACGAAAATAACATTTTGATACGAAAATAACATTTTCATATCATGTGGTGGCCATAATGATGCCATGTTGGTTTTGAACACGCACTTAAAATAACACAACGTAGATTTGATTACACACGAATGCTTGTTTGTTTGCAACATTTGAAAAGCAATATGCTAAAATAGCATACAAGGCAAAACGTGCGGCAACTTGCAGGGGAATGGATCATGCTGATTGGCCTTGGCGAATTTGTCTTAAAGAGGATGTTCAAAAAGTAGTCAAAACTCCACGGCGGATTGCTTTGCCGAATCCCAAAAAGGCTTACCCATGTAGCAAACACGTACACTCCGTCGCCTTTTCGTGCTTCGGCTTCGCACTCCTTGTGTTTTACTTAACCACTTTTTGGGCACGCACTTTAAATATTTTAAAAAATCCATGGGGATCAAATGTGGAGGGATTGGATGAAAGCACTTGTACATGCGGATCATGCAGGTTTTGAAGGACTCTCGTACCGCGAGATGGCAGACATACAGCCGAGAGCGGGAGAGGTTAGGGTAAAACTGAAAACGGCTGGTTTAAACCATCGTGATTTGTTTGTTCTCAATCGCCATACACCATCTGATCCACCGTTGATTATCGGTTCGGACGGTGCAGGGGTAATCGATGCCATCGGCGAAGGCGTAGGGAACGTCCAAATCGGCGAGGAAGTGATGATAAATCCATCTTTGGGATGGCAGGAAATCAGCGCTGCTCCGCCCCAAGGGTTTGAGATTCTCGGCCTTCCGGATCATGGAACATTTGCCGAATATATAGTCATATCGGCTGACAATGTTGTGCCAAAACCCTCGTATTTAACCTGGGAAGAAGCAGGTGTCGTATCATTGGCTGCTCTTACTGCATACCGGGCGTTGTTTACCAGAGGTCGGCTGCAGCCTGGCATGACCGTGCTGATTCCGGGAATCGGCAGCGGTGTAGCGACGTTTCTATTGCAATTTGCCAAAGCAGTGCAAGCAACCGTGCATGTGACGTCCCGTTCCGAGGATAAATGCAAAAGAGCCCTTGAACTTGGAGCTGACAAAGCAATTGACAGCAATGGAAATTGGAACACGGCACTTGGCGGGGAAAAAGCGGATCTCGTCATTGAAAGCGTCGGAGCGGCCACGTTCCACAAATCCCTCGATCAGCTGCGCCCTGGCGGTACCATTGTCACATTCGGAGCATCGGCCGGTGATGAAATTCAAATCGATATCCGCAAGTTTTTCTATGGTCAGTACAATCTTCTTGGCACGACGATGGGAAGCGGGGAAGAGTATAAAAAAATGCTGCAGTTGATGCAGACACATCAAATTCGGCCGATTCTGGATCAAATGTATCCGCTGCATCAGTTTGAACAAGCGTTCAAGCGGATGAAAGAAGCAAATCAATTTGGAAAAATCGGATTTTTTATAGAGGGTATTGAATTGTAATAATTTGACGTACAAACATGGAAGTCCATATAATTATAATAGTAAAAAGATTCGGGAATCGAATCATTTAAATCAGACCAGGGAGATGTTTCAGGAATGACTCTTAATCTTACGATTGTCCAGACTACAACAAAAAAAGAAAAGCCCGATCCCAATCAGCTCGGATTCGGAAAGTATTTTACCGATCACATGTTTATTATGGACTATGCGACTGAGAAGGGATGGTATGACCCGCGCATTGTTCCTATGCAAAATATTTCATTACATCCGGCTGCAAAAGTGTTTCATTATGGACAAACCGTGTTTGAAGGTCTAAAAGCATACCGGACAAAAGATAATCGGATTCTTTTATTTCGGCCTGATAAAAATATGGAGCGATTGAATCATTCCAATGAACGATTGAGCATTCCTCCTGTTGACGAAGAATTTCTACTTGAAGCGTTAAAACAATTGATTGCGATTGAAAAGGATTGGATTCCGCCTGCAGAGGGAACATCCCTTTATATTCGCCCATATATCATCGCAACAGAACCCGCTCTTGGCGTATCGCCGTCCAATCATTATTTATTAATGATCATTTTATCGCCAGTTGGCTCTTACTATGCGGAAGGCATCCACCCGGTAAAAATTTATGTAGAAAATCAATATGTGCGTGCGGTTCAAGGCGGAACAGGGACGGCGAAAACAGCAGGAAATTATGCTGCAGGTCTGAAAGCGCAAGAAGGTGCGTCCGAGAAAGGCTACTCCCAGGTTTTATGGCTGGATGGAGTTGAGAAAAAATACGTAGAAGAAGTCGGAAGCATGAACGTCTTCTTTAAAATCAATGGAGAAGTTGTTACTCCTGTGCTGAACGGAAGCATCTTAAACGGGATTACACGGAATTCCATTATCCATCTTCTGAAACACATGAACATTCCCGTCGCGGAACGAAAAATTTCCGTCGA
Above is a window of Fodinisporobacter ferrooxydans DNA encoding:
- a CDS encoding iron-containing alcohol dehydrogenase, with protein sequence MKLHSYKFFIPTRVECGRDISMRTGELLQPFAPGRVLIVTDPGVRRANLLENIESALQAQNLNYEIFDQVEPNPSAETIHKGADFLKDSKCDVVLAVGGGSSIDTAKGIAAMATNPGHILDYEGVGKLQNPPLPLAAIPTTAGTGSEGTNSTVVTNKETLFKTAVLSPYLFPKLAILDPSLTIRLPQEITAATGMDALTHGIESYISKAANPVSQALAIHSIKIIGENLSNAYFVGTDIAGREKMLEAAFMAGAAFAQSRLGNVHAISHTFGGVFNIAHGIANATLLPFVMKFNLPACPEQMKDIAAALGKDVSGLSAMQGAEKAIEAVLEMNQAFKIPNNIKDIGVTLDQLPKLVEDSMRSGNVLVNPRLTAANDIQTIIENAYHGILG
- a CDS encoding zinc-binding dehydrogenase; this encodes MKALVHADHAGFEGLSYREMADIQPRAGEVRVKLKTAGLNHRDLFVLNRHTPSDPPLIIGSDGAGVIDAIGEGVGNVQIGEEVMINPSLGWQEISAAPPQGFEILGLPDHGTFAEYIVISADNVVPKPSYLTWEEAGVVSLAALTAYRALFTRGRLQPGMTVLIPGIGSGVATFLLQFAKAVQATVHVTSRSEDKCKRALELGADKAIDSNGNWNTALGGEKADLVIESVGAATFHKSLDQLRPGGTIVTFGASAGDEIQIDIRKFFYGQYNLLGTTMGSGEEYKKMLQLMQTHQIRPILDQMYPLHQFEQAFKRMKEANQFGKIGFFIEGIEL
- a CDS encoding branched-chain amino acid aminotransferase produces the protein MTLNLTIVQTTTKKEKPDPNQLGFGKYFTDHMFIMDYATEKGWYDPRIVPMQNISLHPAAKVFHYGQTVFEGLKAYRTKDNRILLFRPDKNMERLNHSNERLSIPPVDEEFLLEALKQLIAIEKDWIPPAEGTSLYIRPYIIATEPALGVSPSNHYLLMIILSPVGSYYAEGIHPVKIYVENQYVRAVQGGTGTAKTAGNYAAGLKAQEGASEKGYSQVLWLDGVEKKYVEEVGSMNVFFKINGEVVTPVLNGSILNGITRNSIIHLLKHMNIPVAERKISVEELYQAHANGTLEEAFGTGTAAVISPIGELNWQDKKMVVNNGETGSLTKELYDTLTGIQNGSVSDPFGWIVEVK